From Candidatus Aminicenantes bacterium:
GCGATATGGCGAAAACCAAACGAGGCGGCTTTTTCTCTGACGAATCGACCTATTTTTCCATTATCCAGAGCCTGGCCTTCGACCACGACCTGGAATACAGCCGCGCCGACATCGTCCGCATCCGCCAGATCTTCTGGACCGGCCCCATGGGCGTATTTTTAAAAAAGGGGCCCGACGGCCGGCTTTATTACGCCAAGTCCTTCGTCTACCCGCTGGCCGCGGCGCCGTTTTTCAGGCTGTTCGGAACCCACGGCATTCTTCTGGCCAACGGCCTGATGATATTTTTCGTCTTGCTCATGGGCTTCCTGCTGCTGCGCCAGCATCATCCCCCCGGCAAAAGCCTCGCCTGGACCCTCATCTACCTCTTTGCCAGCGTCGCTTTCATCTACATCTGGTGGATCACCGCCGACCTGTTCAATTTTTTCGTCAATTTCAGCGGCCTTTTTTTCTTCTTCTACAATTTTAAAAAGCCGGCCTGGAACGGTCTGGCCGGAATCTTTTTAGCCCTGGCCGTGTTTTCCAAGCCCAACAACATCCTCCATGTCGGCATCCTCTTCCTGCTGCTCCTCTATCAAAAAAACTGGAAAAAATTCCTGCTGACCGCGCTGGCCTGCCTGTTGGTCTTAAGCGGCCTCCTCTATTTCAGCCACGCCCAGACCGGGTCTTTCAATTACCAGGGCGGGGAGAGGAGATCCTTTTACGGCAATTTCCCCTTCGAGCGCTCCGACTTCACTTTCGCCGGCGGCGGCGTGCCGATGAGCAGCGACAATTACTGGAACCGCTTCTTCCTCAGCCCGGCCATCGTCGTCCACAACCTGTTTTACTATTTGTTCGGCCGCTTCACCGGCATGCTCGTCTATTTTCCCTCGGCCCTGTTCCTACTGCTGTTCTTCTTCTTCCAGAAGAAAAGGCCGGAGGATTGGTTCGTACTGGCCGCTATCGGCGCCGCCATCCTGTTCTACATCCTGATCACCCCCGACAACTATTTCGGCGGCGGCGGATCCCTGGGCAACCGCTATTTTTTCAACGTTTTTCCCCTGTTCTTCTTTCTCGGCTTTCGCGGCCGCGACGGCCGCTTTGCGCTGCTGCCGCTTTTCGTTGCCGCGGTTTTTCTGGCTCCGGTCTTCATGGACCCCATGTACCATTCCGGGTCGCCGCGCTTTCCCGGCATCTCCTTTCCGGTCAAGTTCTTCCCCCCCGAAAAAACCCAGTATGCCACCCTGCCCAGCAACACCAACCCGCGCGCCTTCAACAAGCAGGTCAACGACAAGTACACCCTGTTCTTTCTCAACGACAATTTCCACCCCATGGAGGACGAGTGCTTCTGGACCTATTCCGACCAGGAGCACGAATTGTTTCTGCTGGCGCCGCGGCAGGTCCAGACCTTCCTGGTGCAGCTGAAAAATATCCCGCTCGATAACCAGGTGCGCCTCCAGGCCGAGCACAAGGTCCAAAGGGTGTTCATCGCTGCCGGCGGTTCGCGCGAGGTGACCTTCAGCCACATCCCCGGCCTGCGCTTCGACGACCGCTACCTGTACCACTTCAAGATCAAGAGCAGCCGCTCCTACTGCCCCTACCTGGCCGATGCCGGCTCCAGCGACCAGCGCTGGCTGGGCGTACAGGCTCACATCGAACCCGGTTATTGAAGCCACGCCATGAAAATAGCAGCCGACCTTCACCTGCACTCCACCCTATCCCCCTGTTCGTCGCTGGAAATGTCCCCGGCCGCCATCGTCCGCCGCGCCCGCGAGCTGCGCCTGGATGCGATCGCCGTCACCGACCACAACAGCGTCGAAAACGGTTTCACGGCGGCGGAACTCGGTGAAAAAAACGGGGTGAAGGTCTTCTTCGGCATGGAGGCGCAGACCCGGGAGGACGTCCACATCCTGTGCCTCTTTCAGGAACGCCGCCCGGCCGAGAGTTTCAACGAGCGCGTGTACGAGCTGCTCCCCGACGTGAAGAACGACCCCGACTTTTTCGGCGACCAGGTGGTCGTCGACGGCGGGGACAATATCGTCCGCCACGAGCCGAGGCTGCTGCTCAACGCCCTGGATGCATCCATCCCGGAGCTGCTCGACCTGGTACGCCGCTATCAGGGCTTCGCCATCCCCGCCCATGTCGAGAGCGCTCCCTTCGGGCTGCTGGTCAACCTGGGGCTGGTCCCGGGCGAACTGGCCGGTTCGCTGCTGGAGATCTCCTACGCGGCCCGGAGCGAGGCGGTGCTGCGCATGTACCCGGACCTGGCCGGTTTCCGTCTGATCAGCAATTCCGACGCCCACTTCCTCAAGGATATCGGCCGCGCCTACACCGTTTATGACGCCGTCGACCGTTCCCTGCCCGCCCTGATCGAAGCCGCCCGGCGCGGCGCCTTCCGCATCCAGTATCCCCATGGTTGAAGATTGCTATACCTTAACTTAACACAAATTAAATCAACCAAACAAGGTTCAAACACTCTCCCCTATTAGGTTTTCAGACAATCCCCCCTTTTTTAGTATTTGTTAAATTTACTCTTTTTATGCATTTTGCGTTGCATTTGCGTTACATTTATGTTATATCTCATACAGGGGGCAAATATGGAAGTTAAACTGAGGGAACGGAAAGGCAAAAAAAAGACGGCGCTTAACTTGGCAATCTGGGAATCACAGGGGCGCAAGTGGCGGATCGAACCCTTGAAGCTCTACCTCTACCCTGGCCGGGATCGAAAGGCACAGAACGATGAAACCCTGGCCCTTGCAAAAACAATCCAGGCGAGACGGCAGGCTGAACTTCAAGCCGGGGAATATGGCATGGTTGCAGCTCACAAGCGAAAAGGAGATTTTATTTTATTTTTTGAAAAGTTGGCTGATGAA
This genomic window contains:
- a CDS encoding PHP domain-containing protein produces the protein MKIAADLHLHSTLSPCSSLEMSPAAIVRRARELRLDAIAVTDHNSVENGFTAAELGEKNGVKVFFGMEAQTREDVHILCLFQERRPAESFNERVYELLPDVKNDPDFFGDQVVVDGGDNIVRHEPRLLLNALDASIPELLDLVRRYQGFAIPAHVESAPFGLLVNLGLVPGELAGSLLEISYAARSEAVLRMYPDLAGFRLISNSDAHFLKDIGRAYTVYDAVDRSLPALIEAARRGAFRIQYPHG